The following proteins come from a genomic window of Alnus glutinosa chromosome 10, dhAlnGlut1.1, whole genome shotgun sequence:
- the LOC133879809 gene encoding uncharacterized protein LOC133879809 has product MMEGGSSKTKRAAFNDHGGFLDIVLSWSLEDIDPDTSPYKNQVEKIPREFESVEQYFGKYVYPLLEETRAELHSSMEIISNAPFAEVIAFDESKPYGKNLYDVKVDSWRNRFSVLGKEPYKTLPGDILVLANAIPEDVSDLQRTGCQWAFVTVTKIPEDEENEEEDEENEEEDEENENTSFTENTSFTVKALEGIGIQKSLFLIFLINTTTNKRIWSSLHMSGNLEIIKNVLNTNSFIEENGAICCAQRGGNWDEKFGTSVTSELNETQTKAILACLHKIHCNHKVHKSAVELIWGPPGTGKTKTISTLLFTLLRKGCRTLTCAPTNAAIRETASRTLKLVKESFERDIGIDALFFSMGDILLFGNKERLQLGSDIREIHLDYRVKRLSECLGPLSTGWRHCFASIIDLLEHGVSLYKIFLENESLKEKEHNNENEINSFLDFLRDRFGSTSSSLKNCIHVFCTHLPKQDVLKQNFQNMVSLIGLLESFETLLIQDNVESEALEELFSHSKLPADIFLSSMDMPFLLYERRRECLSVLRTFNGSFNLLDRLSVMSKRSIEEYCLQKASLLFCTASSSYKLHLVPMKQPLSIMVIDEAAQLKECESTIPLQLRGLRHAILFGDECQLPAMVESNVYFW; this is encoded by the exons ATGATGGAGGGGGGAAGTTCAAAGACAAAGAGAGCAGCTTTTAATGATCATGGTGGTTTCCTTGATATTGTGCTTTCTTGGTCCCTTGAGGACATTGACCCCGATACGAGCCCATACAAGAACCAG GTAGAAAAAATTCCACGGGAGTTTGAATCTGTTGAGCAGTATTTTGGGAAATACGTTTACCCCTTACTGGAAGAAACTCGTGCAGAACTGCATTCTAGTATGGAGATTATATCAAACGCTCCTTTTGCTGAAGTAATCGCATTTGATGAATCTAAGCCATATGGGAAGAATTTGTATGATGTTAAGGTTGATTCCTGGAGAAACAGATTCAGTGTTCTTGGCAAGGAGCCCTACAAAACGTTGCCTGGAGATATATTAGTTTTAGCAAATGCTATACCGGAGGATGTTTCTGATTTACAAAGAACAGGATGCCAATGGGCTTTTGTAACGGTCACTAAAATCCCAGAGGATGAAGAAAACGAGGAAGAGGATGAAGAAAACGAGGAAGAGGATGAAGAAAACGAGAATACTAGTTTTACAGAGAATACTAGTTTTACAGTCAAGGCGTTGGAAGGCATTGGGATCCAGAAATCAttgtttctgattttcttgataAATACAACCACTAACAAGAGAATATGGAGTTCCTTGCACATGTCTGGGAATCTGGAGATTATCAAAAACGTTTTGAACACTAATTCTTTC ATTGAGGAAAATGGTGCCATCTGTTGTGCTCAGAGAGGTGGGAATTGGGATGAGAAATTTGGGACTAGTGTTACTTCTGAACTGAATGAAACCCAAACCAAGGCAATTCTGGCATGTCTCCATAAGATACATTGCAACCACAAGGTCCACAAGTCAGCTGTGGAACTTATATGGGGTCCTCCGGGTACagggaaaacaaaaaccatcagTACATTGCTCTTTACTCTTTTAAGAAAGGGATGTAGGACTCTTACTTGTGCCCCAACAAATGCTGCAATCAGAGAAACGGCTTCTCGCACCCTAAAGCTGGTGAAAGAATCCTTTGAAAGAGACATTGGGATTGATGCTTTGTTTTTCTCAATGGGAGATATTCTCTTATTTGGGAATAAGGAGCGCCTCCAACTTGGTTCAGACATTAGAGAGATACATTTGGATTATCGGGTCAAAAGGCTTAGTGAGTGCTTAGGACCCCTGAGTACTGGTTGGAGGCATTGTTTTGCTTCAATAATTGATCTTCTTGAACATGGTGTTTCTCTGTATAAAATCTTCTTGGAGAATGAATCACTCAAAGAGAAAGAACACAAcaatgaaaatgaaatcaaCTCATTTCTTGATTTTCTGAGGGACAGATTTGGTTCTACTTCATCATCACTCAAAAATTGTATTCATGTCTTTTGTACTCATTTACCAAAACAAGACGTTCTGaaacaaaatttccaaaacatgGTCTCTCTGATTGGCCTGCTTGAGTCTTTTGAAACCTTGCTGATTCAAGATAATGTGGAATCTGAAGCACTGGAGGAGCTTTTTTCTCATTCAAAATTACCTGCAGATATATTTCTGTCATCTATGGATATGCCATTCTTGTTGTATGAAAGGAGAAGAGAATGCCTGTCTGTTTTAAGGACTTTTAATGGTTCGTTTAATTTGCTTGACCGTCTAAGCGTTATGAGCAAACGGTCAATAGAGGAATATTGTCTTCAAAAAGCTTCCTTACTTTTTTGCACTGCTTCAAGTTCTTATAAGCTGCACTTGGTGCCAATGAAACAACCCCTGAGCATTATGGTTATTGATGAAGCTGCACAATTAAAAGAGTGTGAGTCAACCATACCGTTGCAACTTCGGGGTTTAAGGCATGCTATTCTTTTTGGAGATGAGTGCCAATTACCAGCAATGGTTGAAAGCAATGTAT ATTTCTGGTAA
- the LOC133880545 gene encoding uncharacterized protein LOC133880545, translated as MMEGQRSKTKRAAFSDRGYLDVVLSWSLEDIYDENLYKNQVEKIPQAFENVGQYFGSYVYPLLEETRAQLQSSMEIISNAPFAEVRAFDESKPYGKNLYDVKIDSWRNRFSSPGKEPYKTLPGDLFVLADAKPDDVSDLQRTGRQWSFVTVTKIQEDENEDNSTSTSFKVKASKDIGDDAGIQKSLFLIFLINTVTNKRIWNALHMSGNLEIIKNVLSTNSLIEEDGGLCCAQRGGSWDEKFVTSVTSKLDESQTKAVLACLHKIHCNHKSAVELIWGPPGTGKTKTTSTLLFTLLKMGCRTLTCAPTNAAITTVASCTLKLVKESFETNNWSGALFFSLGDILLFGSKERLQFGSDVEEIHLDYRVKRLTECLGPLTGWRHSFASMIDLLEDCVSQYKIFLENESLKEREHNNENEIKKKGSSISKRECNSFLDFLRKRFVSTSPSVKNCILVFCMHLPKKNVLEQNFQNMVSLIGLLESFETLLFQDNVESEVLEELFSRSELAADISQSFMDMPFQLYERRSECLSVLRTLNRSFNKLHLPNIMNKQSVAEYCLQTASLLFCTASSSSKLHSMAMKPLSILVIDEAAQLKECESAIPLQLLGLRHAILVGDECQLPAMVESNISDEAGFGRSLFERLSSLGHSKHLLNIQYRMHPSISFFPNSKFYHKQILDSPNVKRRGHKKHYLSGPMFGPYSFINVVGGREEKDDVGRSRRNMVEVAVVMKIMLNLYKAWDGSEQKLSVGVVSPYAAQVVAIQKKLGQKYDNLDGFAVKVKSVDGFQGGEEDIIIISTVRSNSCASIGFLSNPQRTNVALTRARHCLWILGNERTLSNSESVWEALVCDAKNRQCFFNADEDHDLKKAILDVKKEFEQFDDLLNGDSILFRSARWKVLFSDNFLKSFQKLKSVQTKKSVIHFLVKLSSGWRPKRKHVDPICGGSSQILKQFEVEGLYVVCANDIVKDWSDMVKEFRYCQVLKIWDILSAEDIPKLIKRLDIMFGKYTDDFFKHSKERCLEGNLEVPKSWSYSSDIVRIKNLDSSENEIDLSGSASNGRSYVENVKVSESLMLMKFYSLSSGVVGHLLSYHDGGELDLPFEVTEQELEIILFPGSTFILGRSGTGKTTVLTMKLFQKEKLHHMAKDLFYGVKSDRPVHSQEKEAEETISEKERAVLRQLFVTVSHKLCYAVKQHVSHLKSSACGGNYSKGSNSIDIDDFGDATQFKDVLDTFVDVPPKAYPLVITFHDFLIMLDGTVGNSYFERFHEVRKHSLGKVRAGSVALQTFIRNREVNYERFSSSYWPHFSTQLTKNLDSSRVFTEIISHIKGGPQALEPGDGILSGEDYVLLSDSRVSSLNRQKRENIYEAFQNYEKMKVENGDFDMADLVIDLHRRLRVERYEGDEIDFVYVDEVQDLTLSQISLFKYICKNVEEGFVFSGDTAQTIARGIDFRFQDIRSLFYKKFLLESKSCGHDKRKEKGIISDIFHLSQNFRTHDGVLKLSQSVIELLYHFFPHSIDVLQPETSLIYGEAPILLGSGNNQNTIITIFGNIGKAGRSIVGFGAEQVILVRDDHVRKEITKYVGKQALVLTIVECKGLEFQDVLLYNFFGSSPLKNQWRVIYKYMNEQDLLNSTSISFPSFNEAKHNVLCSELKQLYVAVTRTRQRLWICENVEEFCIPMFDYWKKKCLVQVRQLDDSLAQAMQVSSSPEEWRLRGIKLYREYNYEMATMCFERAGDKYWERRSKASGLRTTADCMRHSNPEAANMILREAAEIFEAIGKADSAAQCFSDLGEYERAGWLYLEKCGESGLKSAGECFFLAKCYERAADVYARGYFFSDCLKVCSKGKLFDMGFQYIQHWKQHAVTDSGVVRIRKEIDKIEQEFLESCAFHHYKLKDSRSMMKFVKAFQSIDLMRKFLKFYGCLDELLMLEEDSGNFLVAANIARQRGEILHETDLLGKAGNFTEASLLILMYVMSNSLWQLGSYGWPLKQFTQKQKLLAKAKTFAKKESKNFFEFFCTEADVLSNEQSNLSTMKNYLNAAHKHKSVGGGIICARKILDAHLHSNSSKYVWEDNFVFDLKKHSEQKIATNQISLETLICFWNLWKDKIVNIIEYLGCLQTQAVNEYGDFCLNYFGVRKQFDNDSAIYLLLNPDADWVRQLDNRFLHQNGKLVSITFHKFVSTAQSYWCSELLSVGMKVLDSVKALYDLSLKNSLSMFCQSISLTHIYEVAKFLLESEYLDLKFHDNKALWQYVKLSTNIFGYIFHLDWQKSLAENMYSLRGTEVMKNLLKQVIRGNISSKGRLTYGQIGRVVMVILGLGKLDNDLCKEILDRFDGINKDLPWKTFIETLFVNMGSKIPQGTVPDNSSESPRVLSLLLTLNEALVNTYRVGWIKERDYMSPGCFLYIVERLLMLASYSQGYFITSKSSFAEWFIYQEGDTNPDSTSLAEMQPSLEKIYHFVVYEVVMPLIYNKKDTMKWIKMSGIYAKDYYPLMVLRLVTIICLVHLNCGKFSDLLFDLLQRSYITVQLPWDFHDVLRRRLKHFHNVKVIAEAFKKINNPLVIVSLGKNCSQFLCPDVIFVDMTVKQCREDILRVLFPKTAKALQGQTGIIEVETTHSCSDEVLSSGSYVQEGCKLAPSNFVLNNMNGTMLPMDYSFFWEMFEALKSLENGRDPKNFLANAQIIKVDVDKCILLVNTVVNESLQNTLFLFSCMLDELKLLSAALGVSEPELGKDMSTIGELSKRLLSRRPMVEPILSQQFLQQGTSILVETSEATSTSVDQENAENGSKDKTNSSADHKGKSKALEADFVWSQQ; from the exons ATGATGGAGGGGCAACGTTCAAAGACAAAGAGAGCAGCTTTTAGTGATCGCGGTTACCTTGATGTTGTGCTTTCTTGGTCCCTTGAAGACATCTACGATGAGAACCTTTACAAGAACCAG GTAGAAAAAATTCCACAGGCGTTTGAAAATGTTGGGCAGTATTTTGGGTCATACGTTTACCCCTTGCTGGAAGAGACTCGTGCACAACTGCAATCAAGTATGGAGATTATATCAAACGCTCCATTTGCTGAAGTAAGAGCATTTGATGAATCTAAGCCGTATGGGAAGAATTTGTATGATGTTAAGATTGATTCTTGGAGAAACAGATTCAGTTCTCCTGGGAAGGAGCCCTACAAAACACTGCCTGgagatttatttgttttagcAGATGCTAAACCTGATGATGTTTCTGATTTACAGAGAACAGGAAGGCAATGGTCTTTTGTAACGGTCACTAAAATCCAAGAGGATGAAAACGAGGATAATAGCACATCTACTAGTTTTAAAGTCAAGGCGTCAAAAGACATTGGAGATGATGCTGGGATACAGAAATCAttgtttctgattttcttgataAATACAGTCACTAACAAGAGAATATGGAATGCCTTGCACATGTCTGGGAATCTGGAGATTATCAAAAACGTTCTGAGCACTAATTCTTTG ATTGAGGAAGATGGTGGTCTCTGTTGTGCACAGAGAGGTGGGAGCTGGGATGAGAAATTTGTGACAAGTGTTACTTCTAAACTGGATGAATCGCAAACCAAGGCAGTTCTGGCATGTCTCCATAAGATACATTGCAACCACAAATCAGCTGTGGAACTTATATGGGGTCCTCCAGGTACAGGGAAAACAAAAACTACCAGTACACTGCTCTTTACCCTTTTAAAAATGGGATGTAGGACTCTTACCTGTGCCCCAACAAATGCTGCAATTACAACAGTGGCCTCTTGCACTTTAAAGCTGGTGAAAGAATCCTTCGAAACTAACAATTGGAGCGGTGCTTTGTTTTTCTCATTGGGAGATATTCTCTTATTTGGGAGTAAGGAGCGGCTGCAATTTGGTTCAGACGTTGAAGAGATACATTTGGATTATCGGGTCAAAAGGCTTACTGAGTGCTTAGGACCTCTGACTGGTTGGAGGCATTCTTTTGCTTCAATGATTGATCTTCTTGAAGATTGTGTTTCTCAATATAAAATCTTCTTGGAGAATGAATCTCTCAAGGAGAGAGAACACAAcaatgaaaatgaaatcaaaAAGAAAGGTAGTAGTATTAGCAAGAGGGAGTGCAACTCATTTCTGGATTTTTTGAGGAAAAGATTTGTTTCTACTTCACCATCAGTCAAAAATTGTATTCTCGTCTTTTGTATgcatttaccaaaaaaaaacgTTCTGGaacaaaatttccaaaacatgGTCTCTCTTATTGGCTTGCTTGAGTCTTTTGAAACCTTGTTGTTTCAAGATAATGTGGAATCTGAAGTACTGGAGGAACTTTTTTCGCGTTCGGAATTAGCTGCGGATATATCTCAGTCATTCATGGATATGCCATTCCAGTTGTATGAAAGGAGAAGTGAGTGTCTGTCTGTTTTAAGGACTCTTAACCGTTCGTTTAATAAACTTCACCTCCCAAACATTATGAACAAACAGTCAGTAGCGGAATATTGTCTTCAAACAGCTTCCTTACTTTTTTGCACTGCTTCAAGTTCTTCTAAGCTGCACTCAATGGCAATGAAACCACTGAGCATTCTGGTCATTGATGAAGCTGCACAATTAAAGGAGTGCGAGTCAGCCATACCATTACAACTTCTGGGTTTAAGGCATGCGATTCTTGTTGGCGATGAGTGCCAATTACCAGCAATGGTTGAAAGCAAT ATTTCTGATGAAGCTGGCTTTGGGAGAAGTTTATTTGAGAGATTGAGCTCATTGGGTCACTCAAAGCATCTTCTCAATATACAGTACCGGATGCATCCATCCATAAGTTTCTTcccaaattcaaaattttatcacAAACAGATCTTAGATTCTCCAAATGTTAAAAGAAGAGGCCACAAAAAGCACTACCTTTCTGGGCCAATGTTTGGTCCCTATTCTTTTATCAATGTAGTAggtggaagagaagagaaggatgATGTTGGGCGTAGTAGGAGAAACATGGTTGAGGTTGCTGTTGTTATGAAAATAATGCTGAACTTATACAAAG CTTGGGATGGTTCAGAACAGAAACTCAGCGTTGGTGTTGTCTCTCCTTATGCTGCCCAAGTAGTTGCAATTCAAAAGAAACTTGGACAGAAGTACGATAACCTTGACGGGTTTGCTGTGAAGGTTAAATCAGTTGATGGGTTCCAAGGTGGGGAAGAggacataataataatatcaactGTAAGATCTAATAGTTGTGCATCAATTGGGTTCTTATCAAATCCTCAGAGAACTAATGTTGCTCTTACAAGGGCTAG GCATTGTCTATGGATTTTGGGAAATGAAAGAACGCTGTCTAATAGTGAATCTGTTTGGGAAGCCTTGGTCTGTGATGCTAAGAATCGCCAATGTTTCTTTAATGCCGATGAAGATCATGATTTGAAAAAAGCAATATTGGATGTGAAGAAAGAGTTTGAACAATTTGACGATTTGCTCAATGGGGATAGCATACTTTTCAGAAGTGCTAGGTGGAAG GTTCTTTTCAGTGATAACTTTCTGAAGTCATTTCAAAAACTGAAGTCTGTACAAACAAAGAAATCAGTTATACACTTTCTAGTTAAACTTTCTAGCGGATGGAGACCCAAGAGGAAGCATGTAGATCCCATTTGTGGAGGTTCTTCACAGATTTTAAAGCAATTTGAGGTTGAAGGTCTTTATGTTGTTTGTGCAAATGACATAGTAAAAGATTGGAGTGACATGGTGAAGGAATTTAGGTACTGTCAAGTTTTGAAGATCTGGGACATATTATCTGCAGAGGATATTCCAAAATTAATCAAACGTCTTGATATTATGTTTGGAAAATATACAGATGACTTTTTTAAACACAGCAAAGAGAGATGTCTGGAGGG GAATTTGGAAGTTCCGAAGAGTTGGTCATATTCTTCTGACATTGTCAGGATTAAGAATCTTGATAGCAGTGAAAATGAGATTGATTTAAGTGGTTCTGCTTCTAATGGAAGAAGTTATGTTGAGAATGTAAAGGTGAGTGAGAGTCTGATGCTGATGAAATTTTACTCCTTATCATCAGGTGTAGTGGGCCATTTGCTTTCTTATCATGATGGTGGCGAATTGGATCTTCCATTTGAAGTAACTGAACAAGAGTTGGAGATAATCCTTTTTCCTGGAAGTACCTTTATACTTGGCCGGTCAGGTACTGGGAAAACAACTGTTTTGACTATGAagttatttcaaaaagaaaaactacaccATATGGCAAAAGACTTATTCTATGGTGTCAAGAGTGATAGACCTGTGCATAGTCAGGAAAAGGAAGCCGAGGAGACTATTTCAGAAAAAGAGCGTGCGGTACTGCGCCAGCTTTTCGTGACAGTCAGTCATAAACTGTGTTATGCTGTCAAACAACACGTTTCTCATTTGAAAAG CTCTGCCTGTGGTGGTAATTATTCCAAAGGAAGCAATTCAATTGATATTGATGATTTTGGTGATGCAACTCAATTCAAGGATGTCCTAGATACTTTTGTTGATGTTCCACCCAAGGCATACCCTCTTGTCATTACATTTCATGATTTTCTGATAATGCTTGATGGAACTGTGGGTAATTCGTACTTTGAAAGATTCCATGAAGTAAGGAAACATTCTCTTGGTAAAGTTCGTGCTGGATCTGTTGCCTTACAGACATTTATAAGGAATAGAGAAGTTAATTATGAAAGGTTTAGTTCATCATACTGGCCCCATTTCAGTACCCAACTGACTAAGAATCTTGACTCTTCAAGAGTTTTTACAGAGATTATTTCTCATATAAAAGGTGGCCCACAAGCTCTAGAGCCAGGTGATGGTATACTCAGTGGTGAAGACTATGTTTTACTATCAGACAGCAGAGTGTCCAGTTTAAATagacagaagagagagaatatTTATGAAGCCtttcaaaattatgaaaaaatgaaggttGAAAATGGTGACTTTGATATGGCTGATCTTGTAATTGATCTTCATCGTCGATTGAGAGTTGAAAGATATGAGGGTGATGAAATTGATTTTGTATATGTGGATGAGGTGCAGGATCTGACATTGAGCCAAATTTCACTATTCAAATATATCTGCAAAAATGTAGAAGaaggttttgttttctctgGTGACACAGCACAGACAATTGCGAGGGGAATTGATTTTAGATTCCAGGATATACGATCTCTGTTCTACAAGAAGTTTCTACTGGAGTCTAAGAGTTGTGGAcatgataaaagaaaagagaaagggatAATCTCAGATATTTTCCATTTAAGCCAAAATTTCCGTACTCATGATGGGGTTCTTAAACTGTCACAGAGTGTTATTGAACttctttatcatttctttcctcATTCTATTGATGTTTTGCAGCCTGAGACTAGTCTCATATATGGTGAAGCTCCAATCTTGCTTGGATCAGGGAACAATCAAAACACAATCATTactatttttggaaatattggAAAAGCTGGAAGGAGTATTGTTGGCTTTGGTGCGGAGCAGGTAATATTGGTACGAGATGATCATGTTCGGAAGGAAATTACCAAATATGTTGGGAAGCAAGCTCTTGTTCTAACTATTGTGGAGTGCAAGGGCCTTGAGTTTCAG GATgtattgttgtacaacttttttGGCTCTTCACCTCTGAAAAATCAGTGGAGGgtgatatataaatatatgaacGAGCAAGATTTACTCAACTCAACTTCTATCTCTTTCCCAAGTTTCAATGAGGCTAAGCACAATGTCTTGTGCTCAGAACTGAAGCAACTTTATGTGGCTGTCACTCGTACGAGGCAGAGGTTGTGGATCTGTGAGAATGTAGAGGAGTTCTGCATTCCTATGTTTGACTATTGGAAGAAAAAGTGTCTTGTCCAAGTCAGACAGCTGGATGACTCACTTGCTCAGGCAATGCAAGTTTCCAGCAGCCCAGAGGAGTGGAGGTTGCGGGGCATCAAG TTGTATCGTGAGTATAACTATGAAATGGCGACAATGTGCTTCGAGAGAGCTGGAGATAAATATTGGGAAAGACGGTCTAAGGCTTCTGGCCTTAGAACTACGGCTGACTGCATGCGCCATTCAAATCCTGAAGCAGCAAACATGATCCTTAGGGAAGCTGCTGAAATATTTGAAGCCATAGGCAAGGCTGATTCTGCTGCCCAATGTTTCTCTGATTTGGGGGAGTATGAAAGAGCAG GGTGGCTTTATTTGGAAAAGTGTGGCGAGTCTGGGCTGAAAAGCGCTGGCGAATGCTTTTTTCTAGCCAAATGCTATGAACGTGCAGCTGATGTGTATGCTAGGGGCTATTTTTTCTCAGACTGTTTGAAAGTTTGCTCCAAAGGAAAATTATTTGACATGGGTTTTCAGTACATTCAGCATTGGAAACAACATGCAGTTACAGATTCTGGTGTGGTTaggataagaaaagaaatagacaaAATTGAACAAGAGTTTTTAGAGAGTTGTGCTTTTCATCATTATAAGCTTAAGGATAGCAGATCCATGATGAAATTTGTTAAAGCTTTTCAATCCATAGATTTGATGCGCAAATTCTTGAAGTTCTATGGTTGTCTTGATGAGCTTCtgatgttggaagaagattcAGGAAACTTCTTGGTGGCTGCAAACATTGCGAGGCAGAGAGGGGAGATTCTACATGAAACTGACCTCCTAGGGAAGGCTGGGAATTTCACAGAAGCATCCTTGTTAATTCTTATGTATGTTATGTCCAACTCACTTTGGCAACTTGGAAGCTATGGCTGGCCGTTAAAGCAGTTTACACAGAAGCAGAAGCTTTTAGCAAAAGCCAAGACATTTGCAAAGAAAGAGTCAAAaaacttttttgagtttttttgtaCTGAGGCTGATGTTTTATCAAATGAGCAGAGTAACTTGTCCACgatgaaaaattatttgaatgCAGCTCACAAACATAAGAGTGTTGGAGGTGGAATAATATGTGCGCGAAAAATTCTAGATGCTCATCTTCATTCAAACTCCTCAAAGTATGTATGGGaagataattttgtttttgatctAAAAAAGCATTCAGAACAGAAGATCGCTACAAATCAGATTTCCTTAGAAACACTGATTTGCTTTTGGAATCTTTGGAAAGATAAGATTGTGAATATCATTGAATACCTCGGATGTCTTCAAACCCAAGCTGTCAATGAATATGGAGATTTTTGCTTGAATTACTTTGGAGTGCGGAAGCAGTTTGATAATGATAGTGCCATCTATCTTTTGCTCAACCCTGATGCAGATTGGGTGAGACAATTGGATAATAGATTTCTTCATCAGAACGGGAAGCTGGTTTCTATCACCTTTCACAAGTTTGTTTCAACTGCACAAAGTTATTGGTGTTCAGAATTACTTTCTGTTGGTATGAAGGTTTTGGACAGTGTCAAAGCCCTTTATGATTTGTCATTAAAGAATTCTCTCTCCATGTTCTGCCAAAGCATATCTCTTACTCATATCTATGAGGTTGCGAAGTTTCTTTTGGAATCCGAATATCTGGACCTCAAGTTCCATGATAATAAGGCATTGTGGCAATATGTCAAACTTTCCACTAATATCTTCGGCTACATATTTCATCTGGACTGGCAGAAATCTTTGGCAGAGAACATGTATTCTTTGAGAGGAACTGAGGTTATGAAGAATTTATTAAAACAAGTCATACGTGGAAACATCAGCTCAAAGGGTAGGTTGACTTATGGGCAAATTGGAAGAGTTGTAATGGTAATTCTTGGATTGGGTAAGCTTGACAATGATTTATGTAAGGAGATTTTGGATAGGTTTGATGGGATTAACAAGGATCTGCCCTGGAAGACCTTCATTGAAACTCTCTTTGTGAATATGGGATCAAAAATTCCACAGGGTACCGTGCCTGACAATAGCAGTGAATCTCCAAGAGTGTTATCCCTTCTGTTGACGCTCAACGAAGCTTTGGTAAATACGTACAGGGTAGGCTGGATTAAAGAAAGGGACTATATGTCACCTGGTTGTTTCTTGTATATTGTTGAGCGTCTACTGATGTTGGCATCATACTCCCAGGGTTACTTTATCACTTCAAAGTCTTCTTTTGCTGAATGGTTTATCTACCAAGAGGGAGATACTAACCCAGATTCCACTTCTTTGGCTGAAATGCAAccatctcttgaaaaaatttacCACTTTGTTGTCTATGAAGTTGTTATGCCACTTATTTATAATAAGAAGGATACAATGAAATGGATCAAAATGTCTGGTATATATGCGAAAGACTACTATCCTCTGATGGTGTTGAGATTGGTTACCATAATATGTTTGGTTCATCTGAACTGTGGGAAGTTTTCAGATTTACTTTTTGATTTGCTTCAAAGGAGCTATATTACTGTGCAACTTCCATGGGACTTTCATGATGTCCTTCGGAGAAGATTGAAACATTTCCACAATGTAAAAGTGATTGCTgaagcatttaaaaaaattaacaatcctCTTGTAATTGTGAGTTTGGGAAAAAATTGTTCACAATTTCTATGTCCAGATGTCATTTTTGTGGACATGACGGTAAAACAGTGCAGGGAGGACATTTTAAGAGTCTTGTTTCCAAAGACAGCCAAAGCCTTGCAAGGTCAAACTGGAATTATTGAAGTGGAAACAACTCATTCTTGCAGTGATGAAGTGCTTTCATCCGGCAGTTATGTTCAGGAGGGTTGTAAACTTGCACCTTCAAACTTTGTTTTGAACAACATGAATGGAACCATGCTGCCAATGGATTATAGTTTCTTTTGGGAAATGTTTGAAGCATTGAAGTCATTGGAGAATGGTAGAGATCCAAAGAACTTTTTGGCCAATGCTCAAATAATCAAG GTGGATGTTGACAAATGTATTCTCCTTGTAAATACTGTTGTGAACGAAAGCCTTCAGAATActcttttcctcttttcctgCATGCTTGATGAACTGAAGCTACTTTCTGCTGCATTGGGTGTGAG TGAACCGGAGCTTGGGAAGGATATGTCAACAATTGGAGAACTTTCCAAGAGATTGCTGTCAAGAAGGCCAATGGTGGAACCTATATTGAGTCAGCAATTCTTGCAGCAGGGCACAAGCATTCTGGTTGAGACATCAGAAGCTACAAGTACATCTGTTGACCAGGAGAATGCGGAGAATGGTAGCAAGGATAAGACAAATAGTAGTGCTGATCATAAGGGTAAGTCAAAGGCCTTAGAAGCTGATTTTGTCTGGAGCCAACAGTAA